A portion of the Mesobacillus sp. AQ2 genome contains these proteins:
- a CDS encoding ABC transporter ATP-binding protein, with protein sequence MQVLQVNQVTKRFKDFEAVKNVSFSVNKGESFGLLGPNGAGKTTTIQMVSGLFPPSSGSIEIAGIDMIRQPKRGQGLLGIVPQEIALYQTMSARENLAFWGRMYGLRGQNLQKRINDVLEIIGLADRAKEKVETFSGGMKRRVNIGAAILHNPELLIMDEPTVGIDPQSRSHILETVKKLNQEGMTVIYTSHYMEEVEYLCEKIGIMDHGKFITSGTISELRETIGDRSRIVMNFSEAHEPENIKKALSQLVPEEDLAIQESELAIFHNEPQKVLSELIQTVTGAGFDITSVEIVEPNLESVFLHLTGRSLRD encoded by the coding sequence TTGCAAGTACTTCAAGTGAATCAGGTAACCAAGAGATTCAAAGATTTTGAGGCTGTAAAAAATGTCTCTTTTTCTGTTAACAAGGGGGAATCATTTGGTCTGCTTGGCCCTAATGGCGCTGGTAAGACAACGACAATCCAGATGGTATCCGGACTGTTTCCTCCAAGTTCGGGAAGCATCGAGATTGCTGGCATTGATATGATCAGGCAACCCAAGAGAGGACAGGGACTTTTAGGAATAGTTCCACAGGAAATAGCTCTTTACCAAACGATGAGTGCAAGGGAAAACCTTGCTTTCTGGGGGAGGATGTACGGTTTAAGGGGACAAAACCTGCAAAAGAGGATAAACGATGTGCTGGAAATCATCGGGCTGGCTGATCGGGCAAAGGAAAAGGTTGAGACTTTTTCTGGAGGAATGAAGCGGAGAGTCAATATTGGAGCTGCCATATTACATAATCCTGAGTTATTAATCATGGATGAGCCGACTGTAGGGATCGATCCCCAATCACGGAGCCACATCCTTGAAACAGTAAAAAAGCTGAATCAAGAAGGAATGACAGTCATTTATACAAGTCATTATATGGAGGAAGTCGAGTATCTTTGTGAAAAGATTGGCATTATGGACCACGGAAAATTCATCACTTCAGGAACAATTTCTGAATTAAGGGAGACAATCGGTGATCGTTCTCGGATTGTCATGAATTTCTCGGAAGCGCACGAACCTGAGAACATAAAGAAGGCACTGAGCCAATTAGTGCCTGAAGAGGATCTGGCTATCCAAGAAAGTGAACTAGCCATCTTTCATAATGAACCGCAAAAGGTCTTGAGTGAATTGATTCAGACAGTTACTGGAGCAGGATTCGATATCACATCTGTTGAGATCGTTGAACCAAATCTTGAAAGTGTCTTCCTCCATTTGACCGGACGAAGCTTAAGAGACTGA
- a CDS encoding ABC transporter permease yields the protein MGFWWLALKDALLIGRDKKALLTLVFMPILLIGILGAVFGNMMGNEEEAPIKEFKIGIVNLDEGPLGKVLEEEVFMEGLPDLISAEAMGEDELNDQLKQQAISVGVILPPNFSDHIILGEESKVRIISIPSASIQSSIVESAVLQFAQGAAVNMAAIKVTGLPDPGKSVTEFALPAIETFDLVEEVAVKQEQKPVGSFQYYAAGMGVMFLLMTVITGVSTMIEEKEQDVFNRLLITKLTNTDYLIGKFIGLLFMSSIQFFIIIIGTRYLYGVDWGNSMLGVMVVGQSFVFSVCGLGVLLGTLVKTEKTFNAAGMLGTQIMAAVGGSMVPLYVFPEWMNSVVKILPNALALQTFLDLITGADVWQVLVEAGILIAIGVGSIVLAFASLSVKRRASHA from the coding sequence ATGGGATTTTGGTGGCTGGCATTGAAGGATGCGCTCCTGATTGGAAGAGACAAAAAAGCGTTGCTGACACTTGTTTTCATGCCTATTTTATTAATTGGTATTCTTGGCGCAGTATTCGGCAATATGATGGGAAATGAAGAAGAAGCTCCCATCAAAGAATTCAAGATTGGAATTGTCAATCTTGATGAAGGTCCACTTGGCAAGGTTTTAGAGGAAGAAGTCTTCATGGAAGGACTGCCAGATCTTATCTCTGCTGAGGCAATGGGTGAAGACGAATTAAACGATCAATTAAAGCAGCAGGCCATCTCCGTGGGAGTCATTCTTCCACCAAATTTTTCTGATCATATCATTTTAGGTGAAGAATCAAAAGTTCGAATCATCTCCATTCCATCTGCTTCGATCCAGTCGTCGATCGTAGAGAGCGCAGTGCTGCAATTCGCGCAGGGTGCTGCCGTTAATATGGCAGCCATAAAGGTTACTGGTCTTCCAGACCCTGGAAAGTCCGTTACTGAATTTGCTCTGCCTGCCATTGAAACTTTTGACCTTGTCGAAGAGGTTGCAGTGAAGCAGGAACAGAAGCCCGTTGGCTCGTTCCAGTATTATGCAGCAGGTATGGGAGTGATGTTCTTACTTATGACCGTTATTACGGGTGTAAGCACAATGATTGAAGAAAAGGAACAAGATGTTTTTAATCGTCTGCTGATCACCAAGTTGACCAATACTGATTACCTTATAGGCAAATTCATCGGTTTGCTGTTCATGTCCTCAATTCAATTTTTCATCATCATTATCGGAACAAGATACCTGTACGGAGTTGATTGGGGAAATTCGATGTTGGGTGTCATGGTGGTTGGCCAGTCTTTCGTTTTTAGCGTATGCGGGCTGGGAGTCCTTCTGGGCACGCTTGTGAAAACAGAGAAAACCTTCAATGCGGCTGGTATGCTTGGCACGCAGATTATGGCGGCCGTTGGGGGAAGCATGGTCCCGTTATATGTTTTTCCGGAGTGGATGAATTCAGTCGTGAAAATCCTTCCCAATGCTCTTGCACTCCAGACATTCCTTGATTTGATAACCGGGGCAGACGTGTGGCAAGTGTTAGTGGAAGCTGGTATTTTAATTGCCATCGGAGTCGGTTCGATTGTACTTGCGTTTGCATCCCTTTCTGTAAAAAGGAGGGCTTCACATGCTTAA
- a CDS encoding ABC transporter permease yields MLKVFSIAVLHLKTLFKTPSALILMFVMPIMFSLIFGGIGSGGSSEKNKPVVMVVESKEDVDGSIMKLLSSNSQYKWQRASEKAARDSVDNQKAIAAVVMADSMIGNYEQEQPLFQMIVQRKTQEYLALNNYIKGVGRTVGQSMEVSAAQGKEKAFDMIGEVAAKDPIGVNREIAKKEQSESESVGMLAIGFTIMFMMFGISGAASAILDERIGGTWQRLLTSPATKFQVMAGYLISYFLMGAIQLSVLMAVMNLTYGSSWGNLVYFAPFAALVIITIVGFGLMMAGIVKTRQQSGALSAVLIVSTCMLGGVYWPIEIVPEFMQQIAKAVPQSWMITGFREIVSGSLYTPAIVSSTLVLLTFSTIFFTIGLRKMKFD; encoded by the coding sequence ATGCTTAAAGTGTTCTCCATTGCGGTTTTACATCTGAAAACATTGTTTAAGACACCTTCCGCACTCATTTTGATGTTTGTCATGCCCATTATGTTCAGCTTGATTTTTGGCGGAATTGGCTCAGGTGGATCCTCTGAAAAAAATAAGCCAGTGGTCATGGTGGTAGAATCAAAAGAGGATGTGGATGGCTCGATCATGAAGCTCTTATCCTCTAACAGCCAGTACAAATGGCAGCGGGCTAGTGAAAAAGCAGCAAGAGATTCGGTCGACAACCAGAAAGCAATCGCAGCAGTGGTCATGGCTGATTCAATGATTGGAAATTATGAACAGGAACAACCTCTATTTCAAATGATTGTCCAAAGAAAAACCCAGGAGTATCTTGCTTTGAACAACTATATCAAAGGAGTCGGAAGGACAGTTGGACAGTCAATGGAAGTCAGCGCGGCTCAAGGCAAAGAGAAAGCTTTTGATATGATTGGCGAAGTGGCAGCAAAGGATCCGATTGGGGTGAACAGGGAAATAGCCAAAAAAGAGCAATCAGAATCAGAGTCTGTGGGAATGCTGGCGATTGGTTTTACCATCATGTTTATGATGTTTGGTATTTCAGGAGCTGCATCAGCCATCCTTGACGAAAGAATCGGCGGAACCTGGCAGCGGCTGCTCACATCTCCTGCTACCAAATTCCAGGTCATGGCAGGGTATTTAATCTCCTATTTCTTGATGGGAGCTATTCAATTATCCGTACTGATGGCGGTGATGAACCTGACCTATGGTTCTTCCTGGGGAAATCTGGTTTATTTTGCTCCTTTTGCGGCATTGGTGATCATAACGATTGTTGGCTTTGGCCTGATGATGGCTGGCATCGTGAAAACCAGACAACAGTCTGGGGCATTAAGTGCAGTACTGATTGTCAGTACCTGTATGCTTGGGGGAGTCTATTGGCCGATTGAGATTGTACCGGAGTTCATGCAGCAGATTGCCAAAGCAGTGCCTCAGAGCTGGATGATCACAGGATTTCGGGAGATCGTCAGTGGCAGCCTTTATACCCCGGCAATTGTCAGCTCCACACTGGTACTGCTCACTTTCAGTACGATCTTTTTTACTATTGGCTTAAGGAAAATGAAATTTGATTGA